Genomic segment of Ascochyta rabiei chromosome 15, complete sequence:
CCTTTCTACGCCTCCGGCAGGATCAGTCGTCTGTTGTTGGGGTCGAAGATGGGATACGCCTTGTTGGGCGCCTCGACCTTGTCCTCGCCGCGCGAGACCTTGGACGCGCCGTGGTCGATGGTCTCGTGCACTTTGCTCAGGAACGACGCCGTGGCGGTTGCGAACCATCGGCCGCCGCCGAGCTGGAAGGACCCCAGGTGGCCGCCCCAGTTGGTGGTGCACAGCAGCGCGTACGGGTTCTGCTTGAACTCTTCGTACGGGATGGCGGCTTTGGAGGAGATCTGTAGTGTATCGTAAGAGAGACGTTCAATGATGAGAAACTCGAGACGTTCAATGATGAGAAACTCGAGACGTTCAATGATAAGAAACTCGAGACGTTCAATGATAAGAAACTCGAGACGTTCAGTCATGGAAAACTCGAGACGTTCAGTCAGGGGAAACTCGAGATGTAGACGTACCGGATCATCCTCTGCGTTGATTCCTAGAAACGGCACCCTGATCGCAACCAACGCGTCCACGCTCTGCGCGTCCCTGTAGTACGCTCCTTCTGTCGGGTATCCCCACGTCGGACACTGCACGTGTCTATCAAACTCGTACAAGTACTTGCACTTCTCAATCACCTCGGCTTTGATCCCTGGGTCCTGCACCATCTGCTCCTTGTGCCGTTCGTACAGACCCATCAAGTTCCTGCCCATGGTGCGCGAGTACACTTCGACGCCCAACCACGTCCTATTCAGCTCCACGTTACACACCTCCAGGTTCCACGGGTTGGAGTTCGCAACAGCGGCCTTGAGCACGCACTTTCCCCCCTCCTCGCCGCAGTAGTTGGTTAGGATGTTGGCGCCGAGCGAGTACCCGACGGCGTAGAGCGGGCGGTTGGGGAACAGCGCGTGCAGTTCTTGAATCGCTTGCCGCACGTCCCAGGTAGCACGTGCGTTGAACAGCTGCGGTGAGGTGATTTTGGACAGAGCGCAGCCCCGCCCGTTGACCACGCAGGCTTCCCACCCAGATGCTGTGAGTGGCGCGAGGGTCTCGCGCAGGTACACTTCGTGGCTTCCGCCGGTCAGGCCGTGGAGGGCGATCAGCATGGGCTTGTTGTCATCGCTGCCTAGGTTCTCCCACTCTCTGCTGGTGTAGAGTGCCGTGCGTTCAGGGAGCTCGGTGTCCTTGGCTGCTTCGAAGCCTTCTTCCTTGCTGACTACGAAGTCGACTGCAAAGGTCCCGGGGTAGACGGTGTGGTTGGATGTATAGAGATGACGCTTGTAGTAGATGGGTGGTCCAGGATCCTTGACGGCCGTGTACATCGTTTGGAGATGTCCATTGAAGAGGAAAGGGTTCAGACGACATGGTGGTATTGAGGACTGGGCGAGTTCTGGAAGCGTGGTCTTGGTCCCGGATTTTGTTACCAACGGGATGGGCGAGGTGTGGTGGGTGTAGGACGTTTCAGCATGACCAAGTAGCCACGACATGTCTAGGAATCTCTATGCAGATTGCTTCCAACTGTTGTTGCTGAATAAAGTTCGACTTCTGCTTGTGGATGAGCGTATCAGGTCCAACTCCTTCTCTTAAAGACTCCCAACTCCCTTACACACCGCTGTACAATGAAAGAATACAGCTCTATGGAAGAGAAACAAGAAAATGTCGTTGGTCGAGGTACAAAAATGGTACATGCCTCGGCCCATCATGAATCAAGTAATCCTCAGACGCGCGCGTGTCATGGACCAATCGCATGTGACTGCGCGAGGCGCGCCTGCTCGTTGAACATCGCGACAGCCGTTGATACTTTCTCCACACCACCAATACTCACGATGTCATGACATATCACAATGCCTGGTGATCGCACCGCGCTAGAACTCAAATTAGAACAATGGATCCACGGTACAACCAGCAATACGGCTATCCCAATGGCCCAAACGTCCCGTACACTCCGCCACAACCACAGAATGGCTACCAGCAATATGGCCAACCACCGCAGTACCCCCAGCAGTACCCGCTGCCACAAATGCAGATGCACCATGGGTATGCGCAgcatcagcagcagcaaagaCAACCTCAGGTGGTCATACCGCGACCACAGAGCCAGCAGTACATGCCAATGCCTCAGCAAACGTACTCGCCGCAGCAACAGTACCAGCAGCAACCATACCAGCAGCCGCAGTACCAGCAGCCGCCACAGCAGCAAACGCAGTACCGACAAGCGCCACTACCGCAGCCTcgaccacaaccacaaccacaggTCATGATACCTCAGCGAGCCCCGACCGCAATGCCCTACCCTCAAATGTCCAGTCCGCAGCTGTCCAGCCCAAACATAAGACAGGTGCAGATGCCGGTACAGCGCACAAGCAATGCTGGAATCTCGCAGATGGACGGCAGTCAAGATATGTATCGAAGGCAAAGCATGCAGCAAGCTCCTGCTCTGCCTGTGTCGAGTTCAGTACAACAGACGGCGTCTCACCGTGAGCCTGCGCAGCGCCCGCAGCAGAGACATTTGCATACGCCGGTTCAATCTcaagctccagctccagctccagctcagGTTCGAGCTCCAGCTCGGGCACCAACTCAGGCACCAACTCAGGCACCAACTCAGGCACCAACCCAGGCACCAACTCAAGcacagcagcaccagcagcaccgccCTCAACCACAGGTGCAAGTCCAGATCACGCCCAAACGCACTTCCTCGCAGTCGCATACGCTGTCGAAACCCATCCAGACCACGCCAACACAGCATACGCCGTCAGCGCAGACATCGTCACAGCCAAGATCCCACCCCAAGGTCGTCATACCAAGACCTCCGTCACATCAACTCACGTCTCCCACAAAGACCGCTCAGGCTCAAGTCCCAAATAAAGCGTTACCAGCCGATCTCTCCGTTATGCTGTTATCAGCAGCAGACGAATACATCGCTGCAGCGCGTGGCATGGGATCTGTGATTGCACGGCAGAGGAGGGATGGCGACATCCAGCAGTACCACAAGCTCATGTCGACTGCAATGGGTTGCATGGATACTGTGTTAAGAAACTACAACATGCAACCGCGTGACGAGGCCAAGCTACGCCTGAGATACGCAAGCCTGCTCATCGAGGAGACAGATAATACCGAGATCGATGAGATCTTATCGAAGGGTATTTCTCTTTGCGCTCGCTGTCGCCTTCAAGATCTCAGGTACAGCATGCTACACCTTCAAGCTCGTTATCAGTTCAAGACGAATCACCGCGCTGCCTTCAAGGCTCTCGACAAGCACATATCAGAGGCCGAGACTTTCCAACAGCTTGCCTGGGTGTATGCATTCCGGTTTTTGAAGGtttcgctgctgctgcaaagCCCCGATCGCGTCGAAGCAATATCTGCGCTGCAGCACCTGCATGCCATATTGGCTTATGCAGAAAAGCGTGGTGACGTGGCAATAGCTTTCGCCTGCAACGCGCTAGAGGCGATGGTCCATCTGCGATCCAGTGCTCAGGACCGTATAGGGGAAGTTCAGCGAGCCATTGCAGCAGCTCGGAGCTTGCAGTCTACGATGTCTGCGAAACAGCGGGGGTCGTTTGGCACGCTTTTCAGTGTCATTGACCTTGCGTGCGGCGTACACCAGAACGCTCCTGACAGCGCGAAGTCGACGGCATTGATACAAGCCACCGCAGACGAGAATGATGATGGTCTTGGAACCGAGGATGGCGTCTTCACCGTTCTGCTGGATCGAACGCCTGGTGGCAGCTTGACCACGGACACTGGTGGGATCTTCAGGAAGAACAGCGAGGGCCGTGATGAGCTGGTCTTCGCATGGCTGCCCCGAGAAGACGTCAAGGCTCTGTGTTTCCACATATGTGCTCTAGACCAGGGTGTACATGAGAAGGCACTCCAACTAGTCCAGGAAGCGCGTTCTCGAACCAAAGACTCTCTGCGCAAGCAATCTCCCTACGATATCTCCATTTCGACTGCGTGTGCACAAACACAATGGCGCAAGATGTTAGATTGGCACGCTACGTTCACCCTTGGGCTTATAGCGACCCACCGAGAGGAACAAGCAATAGCCAAAGACGCTGTGGCCACACTCACAAGGCGAGCAGCGAGACCCCCTTATACCGATCAGCAACAATACAGCCAATCGCTGTCGTATCTGGAGGCCATCATCGATCAGACGAATGGTTACTTCGACTCTGCGCTGGCCACCTACTCTTCGGATGCGTTTGTGATTGCCAGCAAAAGCTCGGCACCGACGTTATCAAGTGATTTTGGGATCCTCGCAGCGCTGAATCGCTTGCTCATTGCAAGGGATCCCGCCCATCCAGATCACCAGAACGTCGGCACGCTGCTTGTACAACTACGATCAGCCTGCGAAGACCACCCAAGCCAGTACGTCCGCATGGCATACAGTCTCATCAACGCCCTCTCAACGCTCGACCCATCCATCAACCGCCTGAAGACGCTGATGAACAACGCCACCCAAAAATCACACGACCTCTTCAAGCGCACGCACAACCGTGAATTCGTCGTCATGGCGCTATGCTACTTCACAGCACGCTTCTTCATCGAGCCCGTCACCGACAAGTCCTCCTCAGCCGCAAACGCCGTGCGCCAACACGCCAAGCAGAGCAACAGACCGCTCTGGATGGCGGTCGCGTGCGGCCTCATGATTAAGGTGTTCGAGCACCACAACAACGTCGCTGAGACGCGCAAGTACCAGGACGTCTACGAGAAGGTCCGCGTCAAGCTGCCCCTGCCACTGCGAGGCGATGATGTCGACGCCGAGGGCGAGGATGATGATGATAATAGAGATCTGGAATTCGTGTAGTGAGGACTGATGTTATACAGGTATGATGCATAGGGTGACGTTCAAGACATGGTGCAAAAGCGTATCCACAGCATGAATGTCGTTACGATATCCAACTCATGGCGTTTGGGCAAAAATGGTTTATAACTCTAAACCTAAGGTTAGAGTAGTGTTTGTAAGTCAGTAGATTTAATAACCGCATTTAGGTACATGTTCTCCTTGATGAGAACAAAGTACTTGTTGGACACGCTCTTCCTCATTGTCGTTGCCATTATCGTTATCGCTGATGAACAGCGTCGTCAATAGCCTGTCTCTCAACACTCTAGCCTATAGCTGCGACGGCATGTATGTCAGGACGCAGGACGTAGAAAGCAACGAGGAACGAATCGAATGGTCTAGTAGAGCAGCTGTGCAGGAGCTGAGCAGTCGATTGTGGAACGGTAACGGGAGTGTGGTCAAAGCGTTTTTTTCTGTAGACGTGTGGAGAGCTGGGAGATAGGCTGGAATCTGCGGAAGAGGGGCGGGTGTGTAGTTGGGGGTGTTTTTTTTTTCGCTTTTGTTGGGCTGGGCTGGGGtgtgggggggggggggggggggggtcgGATGAGGATATGGTGCGGGTACGGGTATGGGTGTGGGTACTACAGGTGCTGTTGTTCTCTTAGTAGTCGATCCTGGCTTGCGGCTGAAGATGGCTACGTGATTACAGAGTGATATTTTTGCAAAGCCTTGCTTTCATTTTAGCTTATTGCTATCAACGAGTAGTCGTACCTGGAGTCAGATTATACAAAGTCAACATGGATCAGTGAAAGCAACCAGCTACCTCGTCGGTCAAGCGAACAGTGAAGCATCATTTCCTCTGAAATTTTTCGGTTGTCCATGTGACACAGTAAAGCAAAACAACAATAGACGTAGCAGGCTCCCAGGGCTGCTACAGTTTCACAAGCAGGGTAGCTGAGCAAACATGAGCGGAGCAGCAGGCTTGTTGGTCTTGTTCGAGGGTAAGTACCCAATACACTTTTTCAATTTCCAGGAGACATGCCAGATGTTCTTGGGTGGGACGGACATCAATCTGAAGTCTGGGTGGAACCTAATGGTAGAGTGGAGCATTATGATTTCGCGTTCGAGACCAAGATGCAGTCATGACTAAACCGCGCTAGTGCCGAGCATCGTGAACCTCGAACGTACACGTCGCCCGACGTCGTTCGCATTGAACGTCACCACGAAGAGTAACAATGGCCATGACGACTGAGGCGCCAGATCCTCGGACATTCCAGTCGTGGGAGGATGCCTTTCAATACCCGATTCCAACGGTGCGGAAGCTCGAACAACAGCTCCGCAGCACGGCCGATGACAATCGCGACAAGCTAAGGTCGCTCGTAGGGTACGAACATGTTGATGGATATTCAAGCTAGAGCTAGCTGACTCTCTTATAGTACGAGTTACCGTAACCTCCTCGACACTGCCGAAACGATTATCGATATGGAAAGTCAGATGGAACAGGTCGAATCGAATCTTGGACGCATAGGCCAGAACTGTAACTCAAGAGTCTTGGACAGGATTTCTGGGAACGCGCTCAAGATGGATACACATACAAGAGGCAGTGGTCAGTCTTTGGTACATTGCAGATGAGAGGATTCATTGTTGATGTGGGTCTGCAGATGTCGAGCGGTATACATTTGCATCCCAGCTTTCAGTCCTACGAAATTCGCCCACAGTCCAAACACGACTCTTGAGGAAGGACGACCAGCACCTGCTCATCGCAAAGGTCCTCGTAATCTCTCGACTCGTACACAAGGCTCTCAGTCAATCGGAGAGTAAACCGCCGATTGTGGACCAGCTCTGGGAGAAGTTACTCTCAGCGCGCAGGAAACTACTGCGCAGAATCGATCGGCAATTGGCGAGCACAACTGGCGGATCTGCGAGCTTAGTGGAAAGCATGTGCGCATACGCTTTGGCAACGAGCTCTGCACCGTCTGATGTCTTGAAGCACTTCCACAAAGTGCGCAAAGAAAAGATGGTGAACGAGATAAAGAAGGGTGGAGACGAGCTTGCCACGCGGGGCATCAACGCTCTTCGACTGTGCATCCAGACTTGCCAGGACACCCAAACGATCTTTCCTCGGCGTCTGGCTGAAGCTCTCGCGAAGCTAAAGGCGCACCCTTTGATCCAGGATTCAGAAGTGCGTGGTCTCTATGAGTTGAATTTGGACGTGCATGACCGTTGGATTGGCGATGAAGTGCGGAACTATACCCCTTGGCCGCGCCACGACGAGCTTCAGCGACCAGAGGCAGAGAAGATATTGTACCGTTGGTCGAAAGACACAATCGCAGCCTTTATGAAAGAAGTCAAAATTGCTCTCCAAGATGAGGTTCGGTTGGCAGAGGTAGCAAGCCTGCGACAGGAGTTGATCGAGACCTGGATGTTATCCGGTCCGCGAATGACAGGGGTCAAATTTGCAAACGTCCTGGATGATTTGCGTGACACAATGAACGAAAAGCTGGAGGCGATTGTGCGAGCGCGTACACAAGCATTGCAAGGCGTGCTATCCGAACTTACAGTGGGTCTGGACGCACTGCCTGCTACGGATGACACACCTGGCATGTCGCTGTGGAACAATACAGCAAACGGCAAGGATTTGAGCAACGGTGCGCAGACTTTTAAAACGACTACACTCAACACGTATCAGGGACGAGACCAAGCCACTCTTGGTGTGACGGCTGCTTTCGACAAATGGATGGATTCTGTCCTGGAAGTCAAAGGCATCGTGAAAAGCATGAAGGAAGCGCGATGGGATGATACTTTTGCAGATGATATTGAGGAAGATCCAGATGACGATCTGGGCGAGTCAAAACAGACACTGCTCAGCGCAGACGATCCCCGACTGCTGGAGGATGTCACGCAAGAAGCGCTTGGTGATTCATTACAAAATCTGGGCAAAGGCCTATCTCAAATTGCGCAGAGCGTGCCTGAGTATGGGGAGGATATGGCTTTGCGGAGGGCTGTGTTCATTCTTCGAGTCATTCGCGAGTTTGGCGATCGAATACCGCGTCTGCGCCTCCAGGAAAGGTCTTCGCCGTTCCCAACGCCATTCACGCCAGACATTCTGAAACCTCTACATACGACACTCGCTGCACGTGTCGCCGAGCTGACGCTGACGGCGTACGAGGCTTCTCTTGCCACTTCGATAAAGGATATTTCTCGAACACACATCTTATGGGAAGGGCATCCACCGTTACCGAGCCAGCCTTCGCCCGGTACCTTCAGGTTTTTACGAGAGCTGAACAAAGCCATGGCGCGCATGGGCAGCGATCTCTGGGCTCCTGCTTGTGTCGCGGTCGTTAAAAGCAAAATGTCCACTGACGTTGTTCGCCTTCTAGAAAAGCATGTTGAAACTATCAAGAACTCCAAGCCGCAGAAGGAAGCCAAAGCTGCTGCAGAGGGTGAAGTGTCAAATGAAGCTGGCGGCCAGGAGAAAGACACCGACGCCAGCGTCATCAATGCGTCAGCCTCCACTCCAGACGACAAAATCACAGATCAAAGGTTGAAGCAACTGCTATTCGATGCGCTGTACATGCAGCGCTTCTTCAGTGTTGATACCAAATCCTCACAAACCACGGATGACTTGATCAGAAAAGCCGATGTGGCAGATCTAGACGAAGCCGCAGTCCAGAGGCTGAGGAAGAACGCTGTGGAGTACACGAAGAAGACGTATCTGCTATTTGCTCTGCTGGCTTGAGTTGCATTGTGTCAAGCATCAGCACGCTACCGATACAAGCAAGCTGGTCTGAACCCGCCCTTCACGGAAAACCCTCCGTTGACGCGATGACGCGTGTCCGTGTTAGCTTCGCAACGGGGACCTTCCTGGAGCTTGCCAAGCTAAAGTGCATGCAGGAACGAAATGTCGTCAAGCCACAACGGCTGCACAGCGCTGATCGCCAGGTTAGTGGCTTATCTGAATGCATGAGGATGAGCCCGCTGGTCGCGGAAGCACGTACAGGGCTAGATCATTTCAGGCACTTTCTGAACAAACGTGTCGGAGTGGAGGCGGATCTGCCTAACGTATGCTCAAATGCTATCCTGGCTACTCTCCCTCTATTACCGAAAGGCATGACATGAATGGATATCTTGAAAATGCACGCTAGACGCTGCACAACCCTTCTCTCGCACCTCCTCTCAAGCTCCTGCTCTCAGGTCTCATCCATTTTATCCCCACATCTCAAATCCTCAATCTCCTTCCTCAACAGCCCGATTTCCTTCTCCTGCGCCCTCATCTTCTCAAGCGCCATCTCAATCAACCTCGCTTTATTCACTGTCTTCTTCTCCCCCGGCTTCCCCTTCCCACTCCCCTCACTCAACCCAGACAAGCCGCTCATCCCACTCGTCTCACTGAAGATACTCCCCTTATCCCCATCAGCACCGCCTTCTTTCCCATCGCCTCGCATAACGACAAAACACGTCGTCCCACTCCCAAACGTAACTTCGCCGTCCAGCAGGAACTCGGCGAGGTCCACCATTGCGGTTTTCATGCGGTCGCGCCGCGCTTGCTCAGCCGCGCGGTGCGTGGCGCGCTTCATCATGACGCCCGTCGCCATGGCGGTGCTGAAGTGCATGCCCATTTCGAGA
This window contains:
- a CDS encoding Protein-tyrosine-phosphatase, whose translation is MDPRYNQQYGYPNGPNVPYTPPQPQNGYQQYGQPPQYPQQYPLPQMQMHHGYAQHQQQQRQPQVVIPRPQSQQYMPMPQQTYSPQQQYQQQPYQQPQYQQPPQQQTQYRQAPLPQPRPQPQPQVMIPQRAPTAMPYPQMSSPQLSSPNIRQVQMPVQRTSNAGISQMDGSQDMYRRQSMQQAPALPVSSSVQQTASHREPAQRPQQRHLHTPVQSQAPAPAPAQVRAPARAPTQAPTQAPTQAPTQAPTQAQQHQQHRPQPQVQVQITPKRTSSQSHTLSKPIQTTPTQHTPSAQTSSQPRSHPKVVIPRPPSHQLTSPTKTAQAQVPNKALPADLSVMLLSAADEYIAAARGMGSVIARQRRDGDIQQYHKLMSTAMGCMDTVLRNYNMQPRDEAKLRLRYASLLIEETDNTEIDEILSKGISLCARCRLQDLRYSMLHLQARYQFKTNHRAAFKALDKHISEAETFQQLAWVYAFRFLKVSLLLQSPDRVEAISALQHLHAILAYAEKRGDVAIAFACNALEAMVHLRSSAQDRIGEVQRAIAAARSLQSTMSAKQRGSFGTLFSVIDLACGVHQNAPDSAKSTALIQATADENDDGLGTEDGVFTVLLDRTPGGSLTTDTGGIFRKNSEGRDELVFAWLPREDVKALCFHICALDQGVHEKALQLVQEARSRTKDSLRKQSPYDISISTACAQTQWRKMLDWHATFTLGLIATHREEQAIAKDAVATLTRRAARPPYTDQQQYSQSLSYLEAIIDQTNGYFDSALATYSSDAFVIASKSSAPTLSSDFGILAALNRLLIARDPAHPDHQNVGTLLVQLRSACEDHPSQYVRMAYSLINALSTLDPSINRLKTLMNNATQKSHDLFKRTHNREFVVMALCYFTARFFIEPVTDKSSSAANAVRQHAKQSNRPLWMAVACGLMIKVFEHHNNVAETRKYQDVYEKVRVKLPLPLRGDDVDAEGEDDDDNRDLEFV